The Bubalus kerabau isolate K-KA32 ecotype Philippines breed swamp buffalo chromosome 8, PCC_UOA_SB_1v2, whole genome shotgun sequence genomic sequence GCCCGGCTCGGCGCTGCGTAACCCCGGCACCTCCCGCCCCCCGCAGCCCGGCCTGGCCATGGCGGCCCCCCGCCCGCCTCGCGCGATCTCCGTCTCGGCTCCGGTGTTTTACGCCCCGCAGAAGAAGTTCGCCCCGGTGGTGGCCCCGAAGCCCAAAGTGAATCCTTTTCGGCCCGGCGACAGCGAGCCGCCTCCGGCCGCTGGGGCCCAGCGCGCACAGATGGGCCGGGTGGGCGAGAtccccccgccgcccccagaaGGTAGGTGGCCGAGCTTGGGGACTGGACCTCGTTGGGCGCCGGCCTAAGGGGGGAGGGGTTTCGGGAATTCGGGGGATGTCTGGAAAGGTTGCGGCGGAGGGGGCTGGGCGCAGACACCCAGTCCCGAGCAGATGTTCTTAGCTCATCGCGGAGCTCGTGGCTGGAAGCCAGGGCTCCTGGGACAGTTCCAAGTCCCCTCGcctgggggtgggaggcgggAATGTGGGGCACGAATGTTCCCCTCTGGGTCCGTTTTCCGAAGTGAAATGGGAGAAGCACCCCTCCTTTCCTGACCCGGGGCTCTCAGGGCGCCCTGCgagcactgccccccaccccctttacTTTCTTTCCCTTACGCTTCGGGACCTTCGAGAGACTTCTTGGGTTAGAGGTTAGGGGTTAGAACCGCTTCTTCAAGGAGGGGAACTTGACGAAGGGTCGGGGGGGCCCTGCTGACCGCCCTCCGTCTCCTTCCAATCCCAGACTTTCCCTTACCGCCTCCTCCGGTGGTCGGGGAGGCAGACGACGCCGAGGGCGCCCTGGGAGGTGCCTTCCCACCTCCGCCGCCCCCGATCGACGAACCGTTTCCCCCCGCGCCTTTGGAGGAGGAGATCTTCCCTTCCCCACCGCCCCCGCTAGTGGAGGAGGGAGGTCCCGAGGCCCCCACCCAGTTCCCATCGCAGGTACGGAGGCCCGGGAGGGGCAGCCTCAGCGGTCACATCCCCAGGGAAGAAGAAGGAGGGTCCTTTTCCGTCGACTTTGGCGGCATCTCTGCTCTCCGGGATGGCGGGGTGGCGGTGGGGAACTGGGATGGGGCGCTCTGACCCCTGCCCCTCTAGCCCAGGGAGAAGGTGAGCAGTATTGATCTGGAGATCGACTCCCTGTCTTCGCTGCTGGATGACATGACCAAGAACGATCCCTTCAAAGCCCGGGTAAGGGGCTGGAGAGCAGGGAAGGCAGGCCAGGGAGGAAGGGCGTGGGGCTGGAACTCCCGAGGGCCACAGCCTCCTCTAAGGCacttctcttccctctgcctccctTCGCAGGTGTCATCTGGATATGTACCCCCGCCGGTCACCACTCCATTCATTTCCAAGTCCAATACTAAGCCTTCAGCTGGGGGCACAGCACCCCTGCCTCCCTGGAAGTCCCCTTCTAGCTCCCAGCCTGTGTCCCAGGCTCAACCTCAGAGCCAGAcacagttccatgtccagtcccagccccaggccaaaccccaggcccctccccagcctgtgCCTTTGGCCACCACCCAGCCTCGGGGGCCCCTAGCCCCATCTCCAGCCCCTAAGTTTTCCCCGGTGACTCCCAAGTTTACCCCTGTGGCTTCCAAGTTCAGCCCTGGAGCCCCAGGTGGACCCGGGTCCCAGCCCCATCAGAAGCTGGGGCCCCCTGAAGCTCCCTCTTCCACTGGCACCGGCTCCCCTCAGCCCCCAAGCTTTACCTATGCTCAGCAGAAGGAGAAGCCCCAAGTGCAGGAGAAGCAGCACCCAGTGCCCCCACCGACTCAAAACCAAAACCAGGTGAGGGATGCAGGGAGACTGGGCTGATTCCCCAGGGGCTGGAGGCCAGGGAGGCAGGAAGACCGGGCTGAGCCCTGGGGGTTGGAGGCTGGGCTAAGTCCAGGATCCTGAGCCTgagtggggtgaggggtggtGAGATCGTTTTCAGCCTCTAGGGTTGGATGGTGGAGAAAGTGCTTTTGAGgggagagcctggcagggtctGAGGCTGGGTGGGGCCTGACTGGGAGTGAGGTGAGCAGCACAGACTCTGAGTTAGGGGGAGGATTTTGTGCACCCTCCCCTGTGCCCTGCCCCAGAAAGTTAAAGAGAAGGATGAGATCATCAGCAGTCCAACTTCAGGTATTCCCCTTTCTTGGATTCTTGAGTTAATCTCTGCTCTGCTACGCGCTTTCCCTGCCCAAGGGCCCATCTGGTGATAAGAGCCACTGGCAATAAACGCTGGTAAACACTGGCTGAGGCAGCCAGCTACTgctcagtgccaggcactgtgctctgTACTCGGGAGGAaagagacctcagagagcttGAGCCTAAGGGAGTCAGTGGACCTGTAACCCTTCCTCGCTCACAAGACCCCAGGCAAGTTAGGTGAACTTTGAGCCTCTGTTTGCTACCTACCTTCACAATGGTGATGAGGATTACCTGAGCCAGAGCTGATGCTGGGGGTTGAGCACATGAATGTTCAAGGTAGAAAAGTTATCACTCCTGTCTGACCATTCCCGCCTTGCAGTTCAGGAGACTGATCTTCTGGGTTTAAGGTATCTTGCCAGATACCTGGTCCAAACATCCATGAAGTTAACTGACAGCatggatttctgtgtgtgtgtgtgtgtgtgtgtgtgtgcaaggcaCAGTGTAGGAAGAGATGCCAAGTGCCAATGAGTTTTGCAGAATTTGGTTGTTACAGGAACTCCAAACAGGGAGCCAGTGTGGAGGCTGGCACATTAGGAAAAGGCATCGGGTGCTGGTGTGCCTTTAATGATGGCAGGATTTTAGAatccagagaggagagggaagggtaTTCCAGTGGGAACAGCATGAGCAAAACTCAAGGGCACAGATATACCAGGGGTGTCTGGGCCTTCCAGAAAGTGGAAGGCCCCTGGGGGGAAATTTTAGAGCTGTACTTAGAGAGGTGGGTGGGGatttggcggggtggggggctgggggggggggcggcaagGATGAAATAGTGCACCCAGGAAGCCTGGGGGTCCTGGAGAGGCAGGAGTGTTGTCTGAGTAGAGGTGTGGCTGCGTCCGGAGGTTTTGGGACACGTTTTTCCAGCAGAGGTGTGGACTAGATGCAGGAGATCAATGACGTGTGGGGGTGCACTCCTGGGTGATGGTAACATTGGCAGAAATGAGAAATATGGCCCAGATCAGAGAGCTCTTATAAAGGAAGCGCCTCCAGGCTTACTGGCTGATAAGGAGTTggaagagggtgggagaggagttaaaaaaaaaaaagcccggaTGTGTTGGGGAATGACAGCGTTGCTGACAAAATAGAGAAGTCCAGAAGGGGAAATGGTGTGGACGGAAAGGGGAGGGTCCGGCTGTTAGCATGTTGAGCAGCGGGTTCCAGGAGGATCTCCTTTCAGCTGGAACTGTCATTCAGTCAGAAATGGGGGGACGGGTGGCAGGAGAGGGCCAGGGCGAGGTGTGTGAACGCACGGCGTATGGGCGGTCGTGGGCCGTGACAGCTGCAGCCCAGGGGCGGCTCACACCGGAAGGGCTGGGAAGGAACCCGGGTGATGCTCTTGTGCGCCTGGGAGGAGCGGGAAGAATGACAGGAGGAGGAGAGTCACGAATCAGGGTGGCATCTCCGAAAGAGAATGGTGGCCGAGGAGCCCCATCGGTGGGGCTCCGAGGGGGGTGAGGGCTAAAGTAAGGCCAGGTATTGGACGATTCAGGATTCAGAAGCTGTGTCCTTTTGAGGAGCAGTGAAGGAGTGAGTGGGTGGTGAGAAACTTGGGAGTTGCCTAAGTAGCCTGTTCTTAGAGGTTGGTAGAGAAACACCGAGGGAAgacgtgtgtgcgtgcgtgcgtgtgtgtgtagggTTGACATTAGGGGAGGAAGccttaggtgtgtgtgtgtgtgaaccagGAGGAGGAAGCTTGTGGAAGAGACAGGTTGGGGTCCCTGAGAGCTGGGTGCACTGTTGGTGCCAGCTCCACCCTCGGGGCATTTCCAGCCTAGAGACCTTGGACGGAGTGGCCTCAAGCAGGCTTTTGTACTGAGGGAGCTCAGGCTGGCCGGCTTCCAGCTCCTGGGTCACGTAGGAGGTGAGGTCATCTGAGAGCGAGGGGGCAAGGCCGCGGGgggctggaggtgatggaaaggTTTGGAACAGCTGCTCTGGGGCAAGCGAGACTGGAAACCTGCAGCAGCCAAATACCACCCAGCCGTGCCTGGATGGAGGGTGCGGAGGGCCCTGCGGTGTTT encodes the following:
- the ZYX gene encoding zyxin, encoding MVCAPRSPRPLPPSVFPASLPARQDRDAESADSAARRPLADAARTLRPAPGLAMAAPRPPRAISVSAPVFYAPQKKFAPVVAPKPKVNPFRPGDSEPPPAAGAQRAQMGRVGEIPPPPPEDFPLPPPPVVGEADDAEGALGGAFPPPPPPIDEPFPPAPLEEEIFPSPPPPLVEEGGPEAPTQFPSQPREKVSSIDLEIDSLSSLLDDMTKNDPFKARVSSGYVPPPVTTPFISKSNTKPSAGGTAPLPPWKSPSSSQPVSQAQPQSQTQFHVQSQPQAKPQAPPQPVPLATTQPRGPLAPSPAPKFSPVTPKFTPVASKFSPGAPGGPGSQPHQKLGPPEAPSSTGTGSPQPPSFTYAQQKEKPQVQEKQHPVPPPTQNQNQVRPAGAPGPLTLKEVEELEQLTQKLMQDMEHPQKQSVPVNESCGRCHQPLARSQPAVRALGQLFHITCFTCRQCEQQLQGQQFYSLEGAPYCEGCYTDTLEKCSTCGQPITDRMLRATGKAYHPQCFTCVVCACPLEGTSFIVDQANRPHCVPDYHKQYAPRCSVCAEPIMPEPGREETVRVVALDKNFHMKCYKCEDCGKPLSIEADDNGCFPLDGHVLCRKCHTARA